The genomic DNA CGCAGATGTCGGCAATCCGGGTTCTTCAAGTAGCACACCTTCAAGTGTACATGACAATGTATTCAACAGAGAAAATCAAGTTATCTCCAATCTGAGTATTGTGCCCAATCCGGTCATTTTCAGCTCGAACATTGAGTTTGAACTCAATCAAGCAGGTGAAATAAATATTGAGCTATTCACAGTTTCCGGAGCACACGTTTCAAAAGTCTATTCGGGATGGAAATCGGAAGGCAGATATTTGCTCGATTTCAAAGCAGTGGATTCCCAAAACAATAAATTAGCAAAGGGCGTCTATTTGCTTAATATCCGACTTGGCAATGCATCCGTTATTCATAAGTTGATAATTGAATAATATATGATTTCGATTCGTAGGGACTGCCTCACAAGGGCAGTCCTTTTTTTTTGCTTGACGTCCCGTCAATTGTTACAACTGACGGAACATGTCTTGTCCTGAAATAATTGACAAACATAGCCCATGAATTTATTCGTGGGTGAAGAATTTTAGGACAAGACAACCACCCCGTCTGCTGCTCAGACACCCCTCAAAAGGGGAATTTAAGACATGGGAACTCCTCACAATGTCAGCCTTTTTAGTTTTGATTATCTGCAACATTTTGGTTACACCACAAATAAACTTTTTGCTCATGTAACGCACACATAGTATATTAGAATAATGAAATCAAACAAAATAGCAAACTTGTTTTAAAATCTTATGAAATATATATACTTAGTAATGATAATTTGGTTCGGAATTTCATTAAATTTATTTGCCGAATCAATCATTGAGGTCGTGGACGAGGATACGAAAGCCCCTGTTCCATACGTGAAAGTTACAACAAAGTGTATCGGTGCCAATTGTACTGATACTGTAAACATCCAACTCACGAGTAAAAACGGTCAAGTAAAGACCAAATTCGATTTCCCCTTCGACATCGAAGTCAATCACATAGGCTTCCAAACTTATGTAGCTCGAATTAATTCCAAAGCTGATTTGCAAATTATTTTGCGTCGTAAAGAATTTGTTCTTGACGAAATAGTGACAACAGGTCAATACACTCCTCGAAGCGCTCAATCATCAGTCTATCAAGTCAAAACTGTAACTGCTGAGCGAATTGTAGCCCAAGGTGCGGTTAATCTTCGCGATTTGATGACGAATGAAATGAATGTTCGATTGAGCCAAGACAATATTCTGGGCTCAAGCATGAGTATTAACGGCGTTTCAGGTCAAAATGTCAAAATCATGATTGATGGCGTTCCCGTCGTTGGCAGACTTGGGGGCAATATTGACTTAAGCCAAATCAATCTCAATAATGCACGACGTGTAGAAATCATCGAAGGACCGATGTCAGCAATCTACGGTACTGATGCCTTGGGTGGTGTGATTAATATTATCACCGAAGACCATATCGAAGACGATATCAAAATCACCGGCAATACATTGTACGAATCAGTCGGGGTCTATAATATTGATGGCTCGCTTGGATACAAATTTGGCAAAAGCAATGTTATGATTTCAGGCGGTAGAAATTTCTTTGCAGGTTATTCCGAAGTGGACACAGCTCGAAATAAGCAATGGAAGCCAAAAGAGCAGTACTTCACCGATTGGCAGTTTAATCACTTTTTTGATAAGCATACTTTTCGTTATTCCGGAAATTTTTACCAAGACCACATTCTTAATCGTGGTGCACCGCGTTTGCCGTATCGCGAAACCGCTTTCGATGACCATTTCAAAACTTTACGACTGACTAATAGCCTATTTTTCAGAGGTGAAGTTGCCAAAAATCGCTTTATTGACATCACCGGAAGTTATTCATATTACGAGAGGAAGAAAAACACTTATTTCAAAGATTTAGTTACACTCGAAGAAATTTTCACTTCCGACCCCGCAGACCAAGACACGAATTCATTCGATTCGTGGGTATTACGCAGTACATATAGCCATGACAATGTAATCAGTTGGGTCAGCTACCAAACAGGCTTTGACTTGAATATGAGTACGGCATCAGGTAGGAGAATAAACGAAAATGAAAAGACTTTGGAAGATTACGCCGCTTTTGTAAGTATTCAATTCCGCCCAATTGACGAAATTACAATTCAACCTGCGATGAGGGTCATTCATAATTCAAATTACGATGCTCCGCTCGTGCCATCAATAAATCTAAAGACCGATGTTACTGGTTTTATGACTATCAGGGCATCTTACGCAAGAGGATTCAGGGCGCCCTCTATCCAAGAATTGCACTTCATGTTTGTGGACATCAATCACAATATCAGAGGCAATGAAGGGTTGAAAGCTGAAACATCTCATAGTTATAACTTTTTATTGAATTTCCATACTCAAACTAACAATTACGCTTTCAAGTTTGAACCCGGAATCTATTACAATGATATTAAAGACCTGATAACTCTCGGCAACATTGAAAACGATTTGTGGTCATATGTTAATATTGGCAAATTCCAAACTATTGGGGCAAATATGACACTTAGTTATATTCGTACTGATTTGAACTCTAAAATCGGAGTTTCATATATTGGTCGCTCCCATCAATTTAGCGAGACTATTGCCGCTTCACCTTTAGTATTTTCACCCGAAGTTATGGCAAATGTAATATATAATTCACAGTTTTTCGGCATTACAGCATCAGTATTTTACAAATATACAGGTGGACAATCCGGTTTCAATGTTGATGAGTCGGGAACAGAATATTCATCTTATGAGATTGAAGACTACCACACTCTCGATTTGACATTTTCGAAAGACATTTTTGATAAATCTGTAAATCTGACTGTTGGAGCAAAGAATTTGTTCGATGTTAAGGACATTAAGCGCTCAAGAGCCGGTAGCGGTGGAGTGCATAGTGGTTCCGAAACTTCATCGCCTGTAGCGTGGGGTAGAACTTTTTTCACTTCAATTCGTTTTAACTTTTAACAATAATTTGACTGAATTATGAAAAAAATTATAATATATATATCGTTCTTGGCATTTGGCTTGACATCTTGTTTCGAAGATGAAATCCCGGTCGCACCATATCCGCGTGGGGATGAGCAAATAGCTACTGTTGAGTTGACAAGTAAATACATTTACCAAGTGTATTTCAATTTTGAAAAAGGTCAATCAATGAAATCCAATAAATATGATGTCTGGGATTTGGCTTTCCAATGCTATGGAGAGGACTTTTTTGTATTATTGAACGGAGCAAAGTTCATGGAAGCCGCAGATATGGGTCCCGTTGATTTTGCGTCTCTCACAAGCCAAGAAAATGCTACTTTCAGGTATGATTCGACTAATCTCGTGTTTGAGGATTTTGCAATCGGCAAGTGGTGGTCTGAATCATCGGAAGGCATGGCAATATCGAAAAATCATGTTTATATTGTCAATCGCGGTCGAGATACTGACAATCGCAGACAAGGCACTTACAAAGTACAGTTCCTCGGATTCGAGGATGGTCACTATAATGTTCGTTTTGCCGAGCTCCAATCTACAACTTACAATGAAATAAAAGTTCCTCGCAACGATAATTTCAATTTCGTAATGCTTTCGCTTTCCGGTGAAGGGGAAGTATTAGAGCTTGAACCCGCTAAAGATGATTGGGACATCGTTTATACGAAATATATTGCATTTTTGCCTTTTGAAGGTGGATTATTGCCTTATTCGGTGACAGGTATTTTGATTAATCATACTCACGTTGTAGCAGCACGAGATTCCGGCAATGTTTTTAAAGATATAAGTTTCGAAATGATTGATGATTACCAATTTTCAAACCAACCAGATATTATCGGACACGATTGGAAATGGTTCGATTTAGAAAGCGAAACATATTTAGCCCGACCCGAAAAGAACTTCTTATTACGCGATAGCAAAGGGTTCTATTGGAAATTCCATATCATCGAATATTACAACCAAATGGGCGACCGTGGTTATCCGCAGATGGAATACAAAAAACTTTAAGCCAAATTATAATAACTTTTACACATTTCCTTTAATGATTTTGTAGATTCTGCAATAAGCGGTAAATTGCAAGTCTGTAAATTGTAAAGAATATAAAAGTTAGCTTAAGTTAAATATGCAGGAAATCGTATATCACGAAAATTATAGGCTTGAAGAAAGCTATTGGTGGTTTATAGCTCGGAGCGCCAT from Candidatus Kapaibacterium sp. includes the following:
- a CDS encoding T9SS type A sorting domain-containing protein; translated protein: MKYLVLIFILSFALSNSNLNARQFRVSQIPNGNKFDCNTCHTMGGGSSLNPFGIDVFNAFLTNGNVDWVSELASLDSDNDGFTNGQELLDPNAEWKIGDPNPGNPADVGNPGSSSSTPSSVHDNVFNRENQVISNLSIVPNPVIFSSNIEFELNQAGEINIELFTVSGAHVSKVYSGWKSEGRYLLDFKAVDSQNNKLAKGVYLLNIRLGNASVIHKLIIE
- a CDS encoding TonB-dependent receptor, producing the protein MIIWFGISLNLFAESIIEVVDEDTKAPVPYVKVTTKCIGANCTDTVNIQLTSKNGQVKTKFDFPFDIEVNHIGFQTYVARINSKADLQIILRRKEFVLDEIVTTGQYTPRSAQSSVYQVKTVTAERIVAQGAVNLRDLMTNEMNVRLSQDNILGSSMSINGVSGQNVKIMIDGVPVVGRLGGNIDLSQINLNNARRVEIIEGPMSAIYGTDALGGVINIITEDHIEDDIKITGNTLYESVGVYNIDGSLGYKFGKSNVMISGGRNFFAGYSEVDTARNKQWKPKEQYFTDWQFNHFFDKHTFRYSGNFYQDHILNRGAPRLPYRETAFDDHFKTLRLTNSLFFRGEVAKNRFIDITGSYSYYERKKNTYFKDLVTLEEIFTSDPADQDTNSFDSWVLRSTYSHDNVISWVSYQTGFDLNMSTASGRRINENEKTLEDYAAFVSIQFRPIDEITIQPAMRVIHNSNYDAPLVPSINLKTDVTGFMTIRASYARGFRAPSIQELHFMFVDINHNIRGNEGLKAETSHSYNFLLNFHTQTNNYAFKFEPGIYYNDIKDLITLGNIENDLWSYVNIGKFQTIGANMTLSYIRTDLNSKIGVSYIGRSHQFSETIAASPLVFSPEVMANVIYNSQFFGITASVFYKYTGGQSGFNVDESGTEYSSYEIEDYHTLDLTFSKDIFDKSVNLTVGAKNLFDVKDIKRSRAGSGGVHSGSETSSPVAWGRTFFTSIRFNF